A single region of the Myripristis murdjan chromosome 3, fMyrMur1.1, whole genome shotgun sequence genome encodes:
- the scube2 gene encoding signal peptide, CUB and EGF-like domain-containing protein 2 isoform X4 — protein sequence MGAVWLARDFCLFLLLLNSRQSAARPENRDPCAEESDGCHIDAICQNTQGSYKCTCKAGFKGDGKHCEDIDECDLEYNGGCVHECNNIPGNYRCTCHDGFNLAHDGHNCLDVDECKFNNGGCQHTCVNTMGSYECRCKEGFFLSDNQHTCIHRSVEGLSCMNKEHGCAHICKETPKGGVACECRPGFELARNQRGCILTCNHGNGGCQHTCEDTEQGPICKCHVRYTLHPDRRSCVERDEATTESSDHNATSFTEVDKRVKRRLLMETCAVNNGGCDCTCKDTSTGVRCSCPVGFTLQPDGKTCKDIDECELHNGGCDHFCRNTIGSFECNCRKGFKLLTDERSCQDIDECFFERTCDHMCVNSPGGFECVCNKGYTLYGLAHCGDINECSVNNGGCEQRCENTMGGFECHCHPGYKLHWNKKDCIESCDLNCVRRRSEKRLRKTIRTLRKSINREQFHLHFAGSDYELAKSLGQPVDLPGQCVAGQVLVGRKCVSCTAGTYYDGDQGRCVLCPAGTYQDEEGQMSCELCPGPEGRSNSKVVGARNISECGGQCSPGQYSHDGFIPCLPCVLGTYQPEVGRTSCFPCGGNLVTKHTGAVSFQQCETKVQCSPGHYYNTSTHRCIRCPMGTYQVEFGQNYCIACPGNTTTDFDGSTNIMQCKNRQCGGELGDFTGYIESPNYPGNYPANIECTWTINPPPKRRILIVVPEIYLPIEDECGDYLVMRKSSLSNSVTTYETCQTYERPIAFTSRSKRLWIQFKSNEGNSGKGFQVPYVTYDEDYQELIEDIVRDGRLYASENHQEILKDKKLMKALFDVLAHPQNFFNYTAQESREMFPKSFIRFLRSKVLRFLRP from the exons ATGGGAGCTGTTTGGCTTGCAAGggacttttgtttgtttttgctcttgttAAATAGCCGCCAAAGCGCAGCGCGTCCAGAGAATCGAG ATCCATGCGCAGAGGAGAGTGATGGCTGTCACATTGATGCTATTTGTCAGAATACCCAAGGCTCATACAAGTGCACGTGCAAGGCAGGCTTTAAAGGAGATGGGAAACACTGTGAAg ACATTGATGAATGCGACCTGGAGTACAATGGCGGCTGTGTACATGAATGTAACAACATACCAGGCAATTATCGCTGCACTTGTCACGATGGATTCAATTTAGCACACGATGGACACAACTGTTTAG ATGTAGATGAATGCAAGTTCAACAATGGAGGGTGCCAGCACACTTGTGTCAACACCATGGGCAGCTATGAGTGCCGCTGCAAAGAAGGCTTCTTCCTTAGTGATAACcagcacacatgcatccacCGCTCTGTGG AGGGCCTCAGCTGTATGAATAAGGAGCACGGCTGCGCTCACATCTGCAAAGAGACACCCAAGGGGGGTGTGGCTTGCGAGTGCCGCCCTGGGTTCGAGCTGGCCAGGAACCAGAGAGGCTGTATCT TAACTTGTAACCACGGTAACGGAGGCTGCCAGCACACCTGTGAGGACACGGAGCAGGGCCCCATATGCAAGTGTCATGTCAGGTATACCCTGCACCCTGACAGAAGGTCGTGTGTAG AACGAGATGAAGCCACCACTGAGTCCTCAGACCACAATGCCACATCCTTTACCGAGGTTGATAAACGGGTCAAACGGAGGCTGCTCATGG AGACCTGTGCAGTAAACAACGGAGGGTGTGACTGCACCTGCAAAGACACATCCACAGGTGTACGCTGCAGCTGCCCTGTTGGCTTCACCCTGCAGCCAGatggaaaaacatgcaaag ATATTGACGAGTGTGAGCTTCACAACGGCGGTTGCGATCACTTCTGCAGGAACACCATTGGCAGCTTTGAGTGCAACTGCAGGAAAGGCTTCAAGCTGCTGACGGACGAACGCTCTTGCCAAG ATATAGATGAGTGTTTTTTTGAGAGGACATGTGATCACATGTGTGTGAACTCCCCTGGtggttttgagtgtgtgtgcaacaaaGGCTACACCCTGTACGGACTGGCCCACTGTGGAG ACATAAATGAATGCAGTGTGAACAATGGAGGTTGTGAGCAACGTTGTGAGAACACTATGGGTGGATTTGAATGCCACTGCCATCCTGGTTATAAGCTACACTGGAACAAAAAGGATTGCATTG AGAGCTGCGATCTGAACTGCGTGCGTCGTCGCTCAGAGAAGCGGCTCAGGAAAACCATCCGAACCCTGAGAAAGTCCATCAACCGGGAACAGTTCCACCTCCACTTTGCTGGATCAGACTACGAGCTGGCCAAGAGCCTGGGCCAGCCAGTAGACCTGCCAGGGCAGTGTGTGGCAGGACAGGTGCTGGTGGGCAGGAAGTGTG TGAGCTGCACCGCTGGGACGTACTATGACGGCGACCAGGGAAGGTGTGTCCTGTGCCCGGCGGGAACGTATCAAGACGAGGAGGGGCAGATGTCCTGTGAGCTCTGTCCTGGGCCTGAAGGGAGATCAAACTCCAAGGTGGTTGGGGCTCGAAACATCTCAGAGTGTGGAG GTCAGTGCTCCCCAGGTCAATACTCTCACGATGGCTTCATCCCTTGCCTGCCCTGTGTGCTGGGAACCTACCAGCCAGAAGTGGGCCGCACCTCCTGTTTCCCTTGCGGAGGGAACCTGGTCACAAAACACACGGGTGCTGTTTCCTTCCAGCAGTGTGAGACTAAAG TCCAGTGCTCTCCCGGTCATTACTACAACACCAGTACACACCGCTGTATCCGCTGTCCTATGGGCACTTATCAAGTGGAGTTTGGCCAGAACTACTGCATAGCCTGCCCTGGAAATACCACCACTGACTTCGATGGCTCCACTAACATCATGCAGTGTAAAA ACCGGCAGTGTGGAGGAGAACTGGGAGATTTTACCGGCTACATTGAGTCACCCAACTACCCAGGGAACTACCCGGCTAATATCGAGTGCACCTGGACCATCAACCCCCCGCCCAAACGCAGGATCCTCATTGTCGTCCCAGAAATCTACCTCCCTATCGAGGATGAGTGTGGAGACTACCTAGTCATGAGAAAAAGCT CTCTCTCCAACTCCGTGACCACTTATGAGACTTGTCAGACATACGAACGACCCATCGCTTTCACCTCCCGGTCCAAGAGGCTGTGGATACAGTTCAAATCCAACGAGGGAAACAGTGGGAAAGGCTTCCAGGTTCCATATGTTACATATGATg aggACTACCAAGAATTAATAGAAGATATTGTCAGAGATGGAAGATTATATGCATCAGAGAATCACCAGGAAATTCTTAAG GACAAGAAGCTCATGAAGGCCTTGTTCGACGTCCTGGCCCACCCACAGAACTTCTTCAACTACACAGCACAGGAGTCAAGAGAAATGTTCCCCAAATCCTTCATCCGATTCCTGCGCTCCAAAGTCCTAAGATTCCTGCGTCCGTAG